CGCGCGACGGCGCCGCCGATGGCGCCCCCGCCTCCGTGGATCACAGCGTTCTTGTCAGCGAGCAGCAGAGTCATGGCGCTCTCCCAAGGTGATCGATACTTCTGACTGATGGAGGCTGTCGTCGCCTCCGGCGGACGGCGGCCGGTCACTCGCTCCGCTGCCGCTGGATCTCCTCCGCGATGCGCTTGATGCGGTCGAGCCGGGCGTCCCAGGTCCTGCCGACCTCGTTCAGTTGTCGGACGGCGCGGGCGAGCTGTGTCTCGTCGACCTCGTACCGCCGTTCGCGGCCGATCGGTGTCGCGTGCACGAGGCCCGCGCGATCGAGGACCCCCAGGTGCTTGGTGACCGCCTGGCGCGTGATCGGGAGACGGTCGCTGAGGCTGGTCGGCGTTCCGAAGCCCTCCGCGAGCAGCAGGTCGAGCAGTCGACGCCTGATCGGGTCGCCGATCGCGGACCAGAGTTCGTCGTCGACGGCGGCCGACATCACAGCTCCACGGACGGCGCGTAGCCCAGCAGCCTGGGCAGGAACATGTCCCAGCCGCGCTCGTGGTCGTGGAAGGCCTCTTCGAGTACGGCGGCCTCCCAGCCCCTCTCGCGCCAGCCGCTCTCGGTCAGACGCAGGATCGTGCCGTCGCCGGAGGGTTCGAGCTCGAAGGTGACCAGGAGGGAGTTGTCCGCGTCGGGCAGCTCCGCGGCGGGGGCGACCCAGCGGAAGGCGAACCTGTGAGGCGGGTCCACGTCCACCACGGCGATCGATTCAACCGCGGTGCGGTCGCCCCACACGAGTTCGCCGAACGTGCCGGGCTCCGGCTCGAACGCGGCTTCGTCGGACCACCACATCTTGATGTGCTCGGGCCGGCTCACCACCTCGAAGACGATCTCCGGTGGCGCGTCGACATGGATCTCACGCTCCAGCTTTCCGAACTCCACCAGGACCTCCAACATGCAACCATCAGTTGCATGTAACCCTAAGCGTCGAGCCGGAGATCCGCAACCTTATGTTGCGCAAGGGCCGCGAGTGCGCCTGCCGAGGGAGCCGGGGGCGAGCGTCCGGAGTCGTGCGAGCGCCTGCCGTCGGTGCAGCGGCGGTGCACATCCCACATTTCTTCGCACCGGGTCCATCCATCCCCCCGTCGGTCTCGAATACCTCGTAGAACGTCCGCGTGGGATCGGCACCGGGTGCATTCGGCACAGAGGCACCCGACCGCCGAGGGATCACGGTCCGCGCCCACGGTTCCACGCGTCGTACGTCCGCCCGACCCGAGTCCCCGGCCGTGCGGAGGACAGCACCTCCGGCCCGGGCCGCTCCAGGGTCGTCGACGTCGCATCGAATCCTTCTCAGGGAGTTCCCATGACGGGAAAGCCGGTCGGCACCTTGCCCCAGAGCCCCCGGAGTGCCGTGACCGAGGCCACGGTGCCCGGCCCCTGCGCCGAGGGCACCGAGGAAGCGCTGGCGCGGGTGCTCGCGGACGTCATGCACCTCGACCAGGTGGAGACCGACCGTCACTTCTTCAACGACCTGGGGGCCGACTCCCTGGTGATGGCCCACTTCTGCGCCCGGGTCAGGAAACACGCGGGCCTGGGACGGGTGTCCATGAAGGACGTGTACGCGCACCCCACCGTCGGGGCTCTGGCGGTCGCGATGGCCGCACCCGTTCCCGCCACGATCACGGAGTCACCGCACTCCGCTCCGGCCGCTCCTCCCCCGGCCTCTCCCACAGGGAAGGCCAGGTACCTGGTGTGCGGGGCGCTGCAACTCCTGGCGTTCGTCGCGTACTCGGGCATCATCGCCTTCATCAGCGTCCGCGGCTACGCATGGATCTCCGCCGGGTCGGGTCTGCCGGATGTGTACCTGCGCTCCGTGGTCTTCGGCGCGGCCGTCTTTCTGGGACTGTCCGCTCTGCCCGTCGCGGTCAAGTGGGTGCTGATCGGACGCTGGCACCCGCAGCGGATCCGCATCTGGAGCCTGGCGTACTTCCGGCTCTGGATCGTGAAGACGCTCGTCCGCTCGGATCCGCTGGTCCTGTTCGTCGGTTCGCCGCTCTACACGTTCTACCTCCGAGCGCTGGGCGCGCACATCGGGTCCGGTGTCGCGATCTTCTCCCGCAACGTGCCGCTCTGTACCGACCTGCTCACCGTCGGGGACTCCGCCGTCATCCGCAAGGACTCCTTCTTCGCCTGCTACCGCGCCCGCGACGGTCTGATCGAGACGGGCACCGTGACCCTGGGGAAGGACACGGTCGTCGCCGAAGCGTCGGTGCTCGACATCGGGACCTCACTGGGCGACGGGGCGCGGCTCGCCCATGCGTCCTCGCTGCACAGCGGTCAGGCGGTGCCGGCCGGCGAGCACTGGCACGGATCGCCGGCGTTGCGCACCGAGGTGCCGTACGAGGTGGTGGCGTCGGCCGCCTGCGGCACCGTGCGCAGGTCGATCCACAGCATCACCCAGTTGCTGAGCGCGCTGCTGGTGTATCTGCCGCTGGCCGTCGGCGGGATCGGCATCCTCCTCGCCGAGGCACCCCAGCTGTCGGCCGTACTGGAACCGGGACCCACGGTCCTCACGACCTGGGCGTTCTACCGCGATGCCCTGGCCGTCTCCTTTCTCCTGCTCTTCGTGATCACTCCGCTCGGGTTCCTGCTGCTCGCGACCGTTCCCCGGCTGCTGAGCCGGACCATCCAGCCGGACCGGGTCTATCCGCTCTACGGCTTCCACTACGGAGTGCATCGCGCGATCACCCTGCTCACCAACCGGCGCTTCCTGACCAGGCTGTTCGGGGACAGCTCCGGGATCGTGCCCTACCTCCGCCTCCTCGGCTACCACCTGACCCCCGTCGAGCAGACCGGCTCAAACTTCGGCACCGAGGTCAAACACGAGACGCCGTACCTGAGTTCGGTCGGAACGGGGACGATGGTCGCCGACGGACTGTCCATCAACAACGCGGAGTTCTCCAGCACCTCGTTCCGGGTGTCCCGGGCCACCATCGGAGCGCGCAACTTCCTGGGCAACCGGATCGCCTACCCCGCGCGGGGACGGACCGGGGACAACTGCCTGCTGGCCACCAAGGTCATGGTCCCTGTCGACGGGGAGATCCGGCGGGACGTCGGCCTCCTCGGCTCACCCAGCTTCGAGATTCCGCGCTCGGTCCGACGCGACAGCAGCTTCGACCCGATGTACGAGGGTGAGGCGCTGCGCAGTGGCCTCGCCGCCAAGAACCGGCACAACGCGACCTCCATGATCCTCTACCTGCTGGCGCGTTGGTTCTACGCCTTCGTGGTCACCATGGTCGTGTCGGGAGCCGCCGAGCTGTACACCTCGATCGGGGCCGAGGCCATCGCGCTCGGCAACATCCTCGTCGTGGTCGTCAGCGCCGTGTACTTCGTTCTCGTGGAGCGCGCGGTCACGGCCCTCCACCCGCCGGGCCCGCTGTTCTGCTCGATCTACGACCGTCGCTTCTGGCGGCGTGAGCGCTTCTGGAAGGTGCCTTCGGAGACGTACCTCCAGGTCTTCAACGGAACCCCCTTCAAGAGTCTGGTCTGGCGTCTGCTGGGCGTCCGGATCGGGCGCCGGGTCTTCGACGACGGCTGCTACCTGACCGAACGCACGATGGTCAGCATCGGGGACGACGCCACCCTGAACGCGGGCAGTGTCGTCCAGTGCCACTCGCAGGAGGACGGCACCTTCAAGTCCGACCGGTCCCGGCTGGGTTCGCGCTGCACCCTCGGCGTCGGTGCGTTCGTGCACTACGGCGTGACCGTCGGCGACGACGCGGTGCTCGCCCCCGACTCCTTCCTGATGAAGGGCGAATCGGTCCCCCCGCACGCCTGGTGGGGCGGTAATCCGGCCCACCAGATCCGCCCGGGCGGGTCCACGGACGAGGAGGCGTCACGATGAACGGGTCCGTACGGTCCGGCGCGGAGTACTGGCGCGACGTACTCACCGCGGGTGGGGCCACCTCCGTGCCCCGGTGGACGCGCACTCCGGTGCCCGGGACCGCGGTGGCCGAGACGGCCGTCCCCGACGCTCTCGTCGGGGAGTTGGACCGTCTGGCGACTTCGGCCGGCGTGTCCGTCACGGCGGTGCTGCTGGCGGCCCACGCCAAGGTTCTCGCCGCCCTGTCCGGGGAGTCCGCCGTGACCACCGGATACCTCCTCGGTGCACGTACGGAGCCGCTGCTCTGCCGTCTGTCGACCGACGCCGTGTCGTGGCGGAGCCTGCTCCTGCACACACACGCCGCCGAAGCGGAGCTGCTGGCCCATCAACGGTTCCCGGTCGAGGCACTCCGCGCGGAACTGGACCTGCCCCGCCTCGTTCCTGAGACCGTGTTCGATCCGGCGGGCAGCGTCACCGCCGCCGTGAACCCCGTACTGAACGTGGCCTTCCCGCGGCGCGACGGCCGCTTCGTCATCCGGATCCGGTACCGGACCGACGTCCTCGACGCGGAGGCCGCCGACAGGATCGGCGGCTACCACCTCACCGCGCTCAGCCATATCGCGGCGGACCCGGATGCGGCGCACGGCCGGCAGAGCCTGTTGGCGGACGACGAACTCCGCCACCAGGTCGACGGCCTCGCCGGGCCCGACCGTCAACTGCCCGACCAGCGCTGCCACGAGCTGTTCGAGGAGCAGGCGCGGACGCGTCCGGACGCCGTCGCGGCCGTGCAGGGCGACCGCCTGTGGACCTACCGGGAACTCGACGGCCATGCCAACCGGGTCGCCCACGCCCTCCTCGACGCCGGACTCCACCGGCAGGAAGTCGTCGCCGTACTGACCGAACGCAACCTGGAGTGGATGGCCGGCGTCATCGGCATCCTCAAGGCCGGCGGCGCCTACCTGCCCGTCGAGCCGCACTTCCCGGCAGAACGCGTCACCGGCATGCTGCAGCGCGCCGACTGCACGCTGGTCCTCACCGCATCCGGCAGCACCGCCGCCCTCGACAGCGCGCCGGACCACCACCTGCCGGGAACAAGGACGTTGTTCGTCGACCGACTCTGCGAGCAGAGGGGCGAAGACAGCGGTCCAGGCGTCCCCGTGCGGCCCGGCGATCTCGCGTACGTCTTCTTCACCTCGGGCTCCACCGGCGAACCCAAGGGCGCGATGTGTGAACACGCCGGACTGCTGAACCATCTCTACGCGAAGATCGACGACTTGGGGATCGGCGAGGGCGACGTGGTCGCTCAGACGGCGCCGCAGTGCTTCGACATCTCCTTGTGGCAACTGCTGTCCGCGCCCCTCGTCGGTGGGCGCACCCTGCTGGTCGAGCAGGAGGCCGTCCTCGACGTCCGACGGTTCCTCGACACACTGGTCGACGGCAGAGCAGGCGTGCTCCAGGTGGTGCCCTCCTATCTCGACGCGGTTCTCTCCTTCCTGGAGCGGAACCCGCGTGAACTGCCCGATCTGCGCTGCGTGTCGGTCACGGGCGAGGCGGTGAAGACGGATCTCGTCGAGCGCTGGTTCAAGGCCCGCCCCGGTGTCCGGCTCGTCAACGCCTACGGGCTGACCGAGACGTCGGACGACACCAACCACGCGGTCCTGGACGGCGTTCCGGAGGGCGACGCGGTGCCCCTCGGCCGTCCGATCAACAACGTGCGCCTCTATCTCGTCGACGAGCACCTCGCCCCGGTCCCGCTCGGCGCACCCGGCGCCATCGCCTTCTCCGGGGTCTGTGTCGGACGCGGATACATCAACGATCCCGAGCGAACAGGGGCGGTCTTCCTGCCCGATCCCCATCGGGCGGGCGAGCGGCTCCATCTCGGAGGGGACTACGGGCGCTGGCTGCCCGACGGGCAACTGGAGTTCCTGGGCCGCCGGGACAGCCAGGTCAAGGTGCGCGGATTCCGGATCGAGATCGGTGACGTCGAGGAAGGTCTGCTGCGCGTACCCGGCGTGCACGACGCGGCCGTGGTGGTCGCCGAGAGGGCGGAGGGCGGCCGGCACCTGCACGCCTTCTACACGGGGCCGCGCCCACTGGATCCCGCCCGTATCCAGGCGGAGTTGGGGCACATCCTGCCCGCGTACATGGTTCCGTCCGCCTTCAGCCGTCGGGAGTCCTTGCCGCTCACCGGCAACGGGAAGATCGACCGGAGTCAACTGACCGCTTTCGCAGCCGAGTCCGATCCCGGTGGCGGGCTCGGGAACGACACGCCCCGCACGCCGACGGAGCGGCGCCTCGCCGCGGTCTGGGCCGAGGTTCTCGGGGTCCCGCCCGGCCGTGTGGGACGGAGCGACGACTTCTTCGGCCGTGGCGGGACCTCGCTGTCAGCCGTCAGGGTGGCCGTCTCCCTGGACCGCGAGGTCACGCTCAAGGACCTTGTCCGCCACCCCGTCCTCACCGATCTGGCCGCGCTGGTCGACCGGCGTTCCACGCCCTGAACCGATCGCAACGCAAGGAGCGACATGCCTTCCATCGAATCGACCATCTCACCGCTCGGCCTGGAACTGGAGCCCGGTCGGCCCGCGCTGCTGCGGGTCCGGGACACCGACGACCCGGCCGGCTGGGCGGCCGCATCCCGGGAGGGGCTCGCGTCCGCGCTCGCCGAGCACGGAGCGGTCGTGATCCGAGGGCTGGCGCTGCACGACACGACCGACGTGGCGGCCGTCCTGGATCGACTCGGAGTGCAACCCATGGCGGAGAAGGAGACCTTCGCCGCTCGGGAGACGTACGGCCCGGGTCTGTACTCCGCCTCACCGTGGCCGCCGAACCAGCCCATGTGCATGCACCACGAGCTGAGTTACACCCTCGATCCCCCTGGCCTGCTGCTCTTCGCCTGCCTGTCCGAGCCCACCGTCGGCGGAGCGACCTGCGTCGCCGACGCCGCTGCCGTTCTCGACGCGCTGCCCGGTGATCTCGTCAATCGCTTCGAGCGCGACGGATGGCTGCTCACGCGTACCTACAACGACGAGATCGGGGCGACCCTCACCGAAGCGTTCGGCACAACCGACAGGGATGTCGTCGAGGCCTACTGCCGCTCCCAGGACATCAGTTGGGCCTGGCAGCCCGACGGCAGTCTGCGCACCGCGCAGCGCCGCCGGGCGGTGGTGCGCCATCCGGTCGACGGACGGCGCTGCTGGTTCAACCAGGTCGCCTTCCTGAACGAGTGGACGCTCGCCCCCGAGGTGCGCGAGTACCTGGTCGAGGAGTACGGCACCGACGGTCTGCCCTTCAACACGTTCCACGGCGACGGGGAGCCCCTCGGCGAGGACGTCGTCAGGCTCGTCAACGCGGCCTACGAGGACCACACCGTCCGTACACCGTGGCAGGCCGGAGACCTCCTCGCCGTCGACAACGTCCGCACGGCGCACAGCAGGGAGCCCTATGAGGGACCCCGAAGCGTCGTCGTGGCGATGGCCTCGCCAACACACCTCGACGCCCCTCCCACGATCGAATCGGGGTCGCGATGAACACCGGACCCGCACCGTCCGCCCTCGTGGACGGCGCCGCCGAGGCCACCGTGCCACCGTTCGCGGTGATCCCGGGCGGCCAGGTGCGGCGCGCCCTGGCCGGTCGCGAGAAGGAGATCGTCGAGGTGGTCGAGGCCACCTACCGGCTGCACGGGGCCGGCGAGACCGTCAACCCTCCCTCATCCTTCCTCCGCTTCCCGGACCGTCCCTCCTCCCGGATGATCGCCCTGCCCGCCTCGCTCGGCGGCGAGTCGCCGGTGGACGGGCTGAAGTGGATCTCCAGTTTCCCGGAGAACGTGCGGTCCGGGACGCCCCGGGCCTCCGCCGTCCTGATCCTCAACGACCCGGCCACCGGCTACCCGTTCGCCTGCCTGGAGAGTTCCATCATCAGCGCGACCCGGACCGCGGCCTCCGCGGCGTCGGCCGCCGACCGCCTCAGCCGCGACCGTCCGACGCCCACCAGCGTGGGGTTCTTCGGAACGGGACTGATCGCCCGCTACATCCACACCTTCCTGCAGGGCGCGGGCTGGTCGTTCGACGACCTGGGGCTGTACGACGTCTCGGCCGAGAGCACCGACGGGTTCCGCGCGTACGCGGAGCGGTCCGGCGAGACCGCCCGGGTCACCGTGCACCGGCGGCCCGAGGACCTGATCCGTGCCGCCGATCTGATCGTCTTCGCGACAGTGGCCGGCGAGCCGCATGTCGGCGACCCGGCGTGGTTCGACCACAACCCCGTGGTGCTGCATGTGTCGTTGCGGGATCTCGCACCCCAGGTCCTGCTGGCCTCGACCAACATCGTGGACGACGTCGAACACTGCCTGAGGGCCGCCACCTCGCCCCATCTGACCGAACAGCTCACGGGAGACCGGGACTTCGTCCACGGCACGCTGAGCGACGTGATGGCGGACCGGGTGCGTGTCCCGGCGGACCGCCCCGTGGTGTTCTCGCCGTTCGGCCTCGGCGTGCTCGACCTCGCGGTCGGGAGCTACGTCTACGACCAGGTGGCCCGCTCCGGCGAACTGCGGATCGTCGACGACTTCTTCCACGAACGAGGCCGCTACGGATAGGGAGACCGTGCAGGCCGGTGCACCACGAGAAGAGCCCGCACCGAGCCGCATCCGGCCCCCGCAACCAGCACGACACCGAAGAGGAGCTCGTCATGTCGGTCATCTCCGTTCCTCAAGCCTTCAATGAGGAGGAGCTCTACGTCGACCTGGAGTCGATCTTCGGGCACTCGCTGCTCCTCAAGTGCGAGGGGTTCAACTTCGCGGGCTCGATCAAACTCAAGGCCGCCGCCGAGATGGTGGCGTCGGCCGAACGCGACGGATCCCTCACCGCCGACTCCATCCTCGTCGAGTCCTCGTCCGGCAATCTCGGTGTGGCGCTGAGCATGATCGCGGCGAGCAAGGGCTACCGGTTCGTCTGCGTCACGGACTCCCGCTGCAACCTGGCGACCCGGCTGATGATGGAGGTGCTGGGCAGCGAGGTGCACGTCGTCTCCGGCCAGGAGACCAACGGCGGGCTCCTCGGCGCACGCCTGGACCACGTCCGGCGCATGTGCGCCGCCGACGACCGGTGCGTCTGGCTCAGCCAGTACACCAACGAGGCCAACTGGAGAGCGCACTACCGCACCACGGCACCGGAGATCGCCCGCGCCTTCCCGGAACTCGACGTGCTGTTCGTCGGCGCGGGGACCACCGGCACGCTGATGGGCTGCGCACGCTACTTCCGGGACCATGACCGGCCCGTTCGGATCATCGCCGTGGACAGTGTCGGCTCGGTGGCGTTCGGCGGCACCCCCGGCCGCCGCATGATCCCGGGGCTGGGCATGAGCATGCGCCCGCCGCTGCTGGACGAGTCCTACGTCGACGAGGTCGTCCGGGTCGAGGAGGCCGACACCATACGTACCTGCCGTCGCCTGGCCCGTCAGGGCTTCCTCTTCGGCGGCTCCACCGGCACCGTGGTGAGCGGCTCGATCGGCTGGCTGGCCGACCACAGGCCGCAGGAACTCACCGCGGTGGCCGTCGCGCCGGACCTCGGGGAGCGCTACCTCGACACCATCTACCAGGACAACTGGGTCCAGGACCTGTACGGCGGGGATCCGCTCGACGAGGTCCCCCTCGCGCCGGTGCAGGCCGTCGGGGACCGACGGTCGCGGTGAGGAAGGCGCCGGGGTACCGCCTTGTGACGGTACCCCGGCGCCGATGTCAGCCGACCTTGAGGGTCAGAGCCGCGGTGTGCAGCTCCCCGCCGGCCCGGAACTGCAGGAACAGCCGCCAGTTGCCGGCTGTCGGCAGTTCGGCGTCGAAGGCCAGCTTCGGGCCGCCGTGGTCACCGTCGACGCGGGTCGTGGGGTGCAGGTGGGCGAACGCGGTGTCGCCCTCGTGGAACGCGGTCAGGTGGGCGTAGGTGTCGAGGTAGGGCTGCAGTGTGGTGATGGGCCTGCCGTCCTTGGTGACGGTGACCGTCAACGGGTGGGACATGCCGGCCATCGGCTCACCCTGGACCGTGACGGTGTATCCGTCGACGCGGGCTCTGGCGGCCGCCGCCGGGACGGGAGTTCGCTTCTCGGTTCCGGGGACGGTGACGGCGCGGCTGAGGACGAACGCCGTGCCCTTGCCGGCGCCGCCGTCGGGCGTGAACGAGGCGAACATCCGCCAGGATCCGGGCGCGAGGGCGGAGAGATCGGCCGTCCAGGTGCCGTCGGCCGCCATGGTGGGGTGGAGGTGCTGGAAGCCGGTCAGGTCGGTGCGGATGGCGTAGAAGTGCATGCGCTTGGTCTGGTCGAGGGCGAAGGCGGTGACGGGCTTCGCGTCCGGGCCGGTGACGGTGAAGCGGTAGGCGGTCCGCTCACCGGCGGCCAGGGTCGCGTTCGGGCTGCCGAGCCGGTAGCCGTCCTTGGCGCTCGCGAGGCCGTTGCCGCCGGCCATGTGGTCCATGCCGGGCATGTGGCCCTTCGAGGGCGAGTCCTTCGAGGGCGAGCCGCTCGCCGCTGGGGACGTGGACGCTGTGGCGCCATGGTCCATCCCCGGCATCGAGGAGGGGTCGCCGGAAGAGCCGCAGGCCGCGAGGACGAGGGCCAGGGCGACGGCCGTTCCGGGTGCCACGAGGGCGCGTCGGCGTACGGCGGGACGGGCTGTGAACATGGAGTCGGTCTTTCCGCGTGGGCGCACCACGCCGGGCGGGCGCGCGGGAGTGAGCAGGACACGTCGCCGGCTCCGGGAGTCCGGAGGCCGGCTCGGTCCTCTCAGGTCCGCGCGATGCACACCTGGAGCAGGAGGCTTCGCCCGCCCGGCGGGGGTAGGCCGCGCCGTCCCATCGGCCCGAGGAACACGGGCTGGGCCAGGAGGGCGGCGGCCAGTACGGCGACGAGGGCCGGCAGGCTGCCCGTCGGCAGGGGCATCCGGTCGCGAACGGGCGTCGAGACGCATGGGGTCCCGCGCGTCCCGGTCACCTCGGAAGCCTGGTGAGCCGCTGCCCTTGTCGACGTCGGTGTCACGGCGGAGTGCATCGCCATCGCAGGCTCGGCGCCTGTCGATGGCACGGCGACGAGGTCGTGAGGCTCGGCCATCGATCCGGCCGACGTCGCACCGTGGCATCCGTCGGCGGCGCTCGCCGGCGCTCCGTGCATGAAGAAGAGGCCGAGCAGGACCGCGCACAGGGTGAACAGCCGCATGCCGCCTCGCCTGTTCCGCTGTCCGTCGCCTGCCACGCCCGGTCCCTCTCCCCGCGTCGTTCGGATGCGCGCTCGCACGAGCGCGGGCTCGACGATACCCCGGGCCGGTATCCGCCGCATGCCGGCGGAGGCTCGCGCAGCGGGTCAACCGGGCGGCGGGGAGACCGAGTCAGGGACGCGCCCGGGGCAGCGACGCGATCACCGACCGCCCCCGGTCGGGCCGGTGGCAGCGGCAGTGGGGGTGGCGGTGGGAGTACCGGTGGCGGTGGACTTTGGTGATCGATCGCCGGGGACCGCTCCGTCCACCGGCGGCGCATCCGAGGACCCTGCCGCGCGTCGGACATCGCGGCCTGTCGTGCGACCGCCTAGCACGGCGGCGAGGACGAGCGCCATGCCCGTCGCCTGCGGTGCCGTCAGCGCGTCCCCGGCCATGGTGACGCCGAGCAGGACGCCGGTGACCGGATTGAGCAGGCCCACGAGGCCCACGGTGGCCGCGGGCAGGCGCCGCAGGCCGGTGAACCAGGCGACGAAGGCCAGAGCCGTGGCGATCACGGAGGTGTAGGCGTAGGCGGCGAGGGCGGCAGGCCCCGTAGAAGGGGGCGCGCCCTCCGTCGCTGCGGCGAAGGCCACGAGGAGGAGACCACCGAAGGTGAGCTGCCACGCCGTGACCGACAGGACGTTCGGCCCCGGATCCCATCGCTTGCTCAACAGGAATCCGACGGCGGAGACGAGCAGGGCAGCCACCGAAGCGAGGACGCCCACCGGCCGGACCTCGGCGCCGGGACCGCCCAGCATCAGAGCGACCCCTCCGAGGCCGACGGCCGCCGCGACGAGTTGGGCACCGCGTGGCCGCTCCGCGAGCAGAGCCCATGCGCCCAGCATCAGCACGAGCGGCGAGAGCGCCATGACCATCGAGGCCGTACTGGTGGGGAGCGTCTGCGAGGCCACGTAGACGAGGACGAAGAACGCGCTGGTGTTCAGCAGCCCCAGGACCGCGGACCGGCCCCACCACGCGCCCCGCGGTCGCTCCCGGGCGATGGCGAGCAGCAGGCATCCGGCGGGCAGAGCGCGCAGCGCGGCGCCCCAGAGGGGCTGCCCAGCGGGCAGGAACTCACGCGTGACGTAGTAGTTGGCACCCCAGGCGACGGGAGCCACCGCGGTCAGGGCTATCCACCGAAGATTACCTTCCATGGAAGCCATTATAGCTTCCTCAGAAGATATAGTGGCGTCGTGGAAGACGACAGCCCCGAAGCGCCCGACCATGTAGCCCGCATCCAAGCCGCCTGGCGTCGTGAACGACCCGACCTCGATGTCGCCCCTCAGGCCGTCATCGGCCGCCTGCACCGCCTGGCCGCGC
The window above is part of the Streptomyces sp. NBC_01428 genome. Proteins encoded here:
- a CDS encoding ArsR/SmtB family transcription factor gives rise to the protein MSAAVDDELWSAIGDPIRRRLLDLLLAEGFGTPTSLSDRLPITRQAVTKHLGVLDRAGLVHATPIGRERRYEVDETQLARAVRQLNEVGRTWDARLDRIKRIAEEIQRQRSE
- a CDS encoding SRPBCC domain-containing protein, with product MLEVLVEFGKLEREIHVDAPPEIVFEVVSRPEHIKMWWSDEAAFEPEPGTFGELVWGDRTAVESIAVVDVDPPHRFAFRWVAPAAELPDADNSLLVTFELEPSGDGTILRLTESGWRERGWEAAVLEEAFHDHERGWDMFLPRLLGYAPSVEL
- a CDS encoding Pls/PosA family non-ribosomal peptide synthetase produces the protein MTGKPVGTLPQSPRSAVTEATVPGPCAEGTEEALARVLADVMHLDQVETDRHFFNDLGADSLVMAHFCARVRKHAGLGRVSMKDVYAHPTVGALAVAMAAPVPATITESPHSAPAAPPPASPTGKARYLVCGALQLLAFVAYSGIIAFISVRGYAWISAGSGLPDVYLRSVVFGAAVFLGLSALPVAVKWVLIGRWHPQRIRIWSLAYFRLWIVKTLVRSDPLVLFVGSPLYTFYLRALGAHIGSGVAIFSRNVPLCTDLLTVGDSAVIRKDSFFACYRARDGLIETGTVTLGKDTVVAEASVLDIGTSLGDGARLAHASSLHSGQAVPAGEHWHGSPALRTEVPYEVVASAACGTVRRSIHSITQLLSALLVYLPLAVGGIGILLAEAPQLSAVLEPGPTVLTTWAFYRDALAVSFLLLFVITPLGFLLLATVPRLLSRTIQPDRVYPLYGFHYGVHRAITLLTNRRFLTRLFGDSSGIVPYLRLLGYHLTPVEQTGSNFGTEVKHETPYLSSVGTGTMVADGLSINNAEFSSTSFRVSRATIGARNFLGNRIAYPARGRTGDNCLLATKVMVPVDGEIRRDVGLLGSPSFEIPRSVRRDSSFDPMYEGEALRSGLAAKNRHNATSMILYLLARWFYAFVVTMVVSGAAELYTSIGAEAIALGNILVVVVSAVYFVLVERAVTALHPPGPLFCSIYDRRFWRRERFWKVPSETYLQVFNGTPFKSLVWRLLGVRIGRRVFDDGCYLTERTMVSIGDDATLNAGSVVQCHSQEDGTFKSDRSRLGSRCTLGVGAFVHYGVTVGDDAVLAPDSFLMKGESVPPHAWWGGNPAHQIRPGGSTDEEASR
- a CDS encoding non-ribosomal peptide synthetase; the encoded protein is MNGSVRSGAEYWRDVLTAGGATSVPRWTRTPVPGTAVAETAVPDALVGELDRLATSAGVSVTAVLLAAHAKVLAALSGESAVTTGYLLGARTEPLLCRLSTDAVSWRSLLLHTHAAEAELLAHQRFPVEALRAELDLPRLVPETVFDPAGSVTAAVNPVLNVAFPRRDGRFVIRIRYRTDVLDAEAADRIGGYHLTALSHIAADPDAAHGRQSLLADDELRHQVDGLAGPDRQLPDQRCHELFEEQARTRPDAVAAVQGDRLWTYRELDGHANRVAHALLDAGLHRQEVVAVLTERNLEWMAGVIGILKAGGAYLPVEPHFPAERVTGMLQRADCTLVLTASGSTAALDSAPDHHLPGTRTLFVDRLCEQRGEDSGPGVPVRPGDLAYVFFTSGSTGEPKGAMCEHAGLLNHLYAKIDDLGIGEGDVVAQTAPQCFDISLWQLLSAPLVGGRTLLVEQEAVLDVRRFLDTLVDGRAGVLQVVPSYLDAVLSFLERNPRELPDLRCVSVTGEAVKTDLVERWFKARPGVRLVNAYGLTETSDDTNHAVLDGVPEGDAVPLGRPINNVRLYLVDEHLAPVPLGAPGAIAFSGVCVGRGYINDPERTGAVFLPDPHRAGERLHLGGDYGRWLPDGQLEFLGRRDSQVKVRGFRIEIGDVEEGLLRVPGVHDAAVVVAERAEGGRHLHAFYTGPRPLDPARIQAELGHILPAYMVPSAFSRRESLPLTGNGKIDRSQLTAFAAESDPGGGLGNDTPRTPTERRLAAVWAEVLGVPPGRVGRSDDFFGRGGTSLSAVRVAVSLDREVTLKDLVRHPVLTDLAALVDRRSTP
- a CDS encoding TauD/TfdA family dioxygenase; translation: MPSIESTISPLGLELEPGRPALLRVRDTDDPAGWAAASREGLASALAEHGAVVIRGLALHDTTDVAAVLDRLGVQPMAEKETFAARETYGPGLYSASPWPPNQPMCMHHELSYTLDPPGLLLFACLSEPTVGGATCVADAAAVLDALPGDLVNRFERDGWLLTRTYNDEIGATLTEAFGTTDRDVVEAYCRSQDISWAWQPDGSLRTAQRRRAVVRHPVDGRRCWFNQVAFLNEWTLAPEVREYLVEEYGTDGLPFNTFHGDGEPLGEDVVRLVNAAYEDHTVRTPWQAGDLLAVDNVRTAHSREPYEGPRSVVVAMASPTHLDAPPTIESGSR
- the sbnB gene encoding 2,3-diaminopropionate biosynthesis protein SbnB produces the protein MNTGPAPSALVDGAAEATVPPFAVIPGGQVRRALAGREKEIVEVVEATYRLHGAGETVNPPSSFLRFPDRPSSRMIALPASLGGESPVDGLKWISSFPENVRSGTPRASAVLILNDPATGYPFACLESSIISATRTAASAASAADRLSRDRPTPTSVGFFGTGLIARYIHTFLQGAGWSFDDLGLYDVSAESTDGFRAYAERSGETARVTVHRRPEDLIRAADLIVFATVAGEPHVGDPAWFDHNPVVLHVSLRDLAPQVLLASTNIVDDVEHCLRAATSPHLTEQLTGDRDFVHGTLSDVMADRVRVPADRPVVFSPFGLGVLDLAVGSYVYDQVARSGELRIVDDFFHERGRYG
- the sbnA gene encoding 2,3-diaminopropionate biosynthesis protein SbnA translates to MSVISVPQAFNEEELYVDLESIFGHSLLLKCEGFNFAGSIKLKAAAEMVASAERDGSLTADSILVESSSGNLGVALSMIAASKGYRFVCVTDSRCNLATRLMMEVLGSEVHVVSGQETNGGLLGARLDHVRRMCAADDRCVWLSQYTNEANWRAHYRTTAPEIARAFPELDVLFVGAGTTGTLMGCARYFRDHDRPVRIIAVDSVGSVAFGGTPGRRMIPGLGMSMRPPLLDESYVDEVVRVEEADTIRTCRRLARQGFLFGGSTGTVVSGSIGWLADHRPQELTAVAVAPDLGERYLDTIYQDNWVQDLYGGDPLDEVPLAPVQAVGDRRSR